In Physeter macrocephalus isolate SW-GA chromosome 2, ASM283717v5, whole genome shotgun sequence, a single window of DNA contains:
- the NXPH2 gene encoding neurexophilin-2, with translation MRLRPLPLVVVPGLLQLLFCDSKKVVHATEGLDWEDKDAAGTLVGNVVHSRIINPLRLFVKQSPVPKAGHLAYADSLENFWDWLTNITEVQEPLARTKRRPIVKTGKFKKMFGWGDFHSNIKTVKLNLLITGKIVDHGNGTFSVYFRHNSTGLGNVSVSLVPPSKVVEFEVSPQSTLETKESKSFNCRIEYEKTDRAKKTALCNFDPSKICYQEQTQSHVSWLCSKPFKVICIYIAFYSVDYKLVQKVCPDYNYHSETPYLSSG, from the coding sequence CTATTTTGTGACAGTAAAAAGGTGGTGCATGCCACAGAAGGGCTGGATTGGGAAGACAAAGATGCTGCGGGGACACTGGTGGGAAACGTGGTACACTCAAGGATCATCAATCCTCTGCGCCTGTTTGTTAAACAGTCTCCAGTCCCCAAGGCCGGACACTTGGCGTATGCGGACAGCTTGGAGAACTTTTGGGATTGGCTAACCAACATCACGGAGGTTCAGGAGCCCTTGGCAAGAACTAAACGGAGGCCAATAGTGAAAAcgggaaaatttaagaaaatgtttggaTGGGGCGACTTCCATTCCAACATTAAAACTGTTAAGCTCAACCTCCTCATCACGGGGAAAATCGTTGACCATGGAAATGGAACCTTCAGTGTTTATTTCCGACATAATTCCACAGGCCTAGGCAATGTTTCAGTGAGTTTGGTACCCCCCTCCAAAGTGGTGGAATTTGAAGTTTCCCCGCAGTCTACCTTGGAGACCAAGGAATCCAAATCTTTCAATTGTCGCATCGAGTATGAAAAAACAGATCGGGCGAAGAAGACTGCCCTGTGCAACTTCGACCCGTCCAAGATCTGCTACCAGGAGCAGACTCAGAGCCACGTTTCCTGGTTGTGTTCCAAGCCCTTCAAAGTCATTTGCATCTACATTGCCTTTTACAGTGTTGATTATAAACTTGTGCAAAAGGTCTGTCCTGACTACAATTACCATAGTGAGACTCCATACTTATCTTCTGGCTGA